In the Phyllopteryx taeniolatus isolate TA_2022b chromosome 1, UOR_Ptae_1.2, whole genome shotgun sequence genome, TTTTCACCCATTATAcgataagagaaaaaaaatccctgcaTCAACTATTTATAACTTTACTCAACTTCTGTAACAATGAAGTACATATGATCGAGcaaccaaaacacaaaaactgtcACGAAGAAAtcatttctcattaaaatatCGATGTAGATGAAATCTAAGAAGTAGCCACCACTTACTATATTACtatataaattaataattttcttGAATGCATTTCATTGCCAATTTGCGAAACTGCACTTAAGGAGGAAGTGCAGGCATTTTATTTGTCCGCTTGAGGTTACCGTCCACACGCGCAACACAAGCACAAGCCTATTGGGCATGCCCTGCTACAACAGCCCATGCGGAAATTGTGTGAACATGCAATTTCCTGGGTTAACCATTTCACACTCGGGGTCAGCAAGAAGGATTATGGGTACCCACAGCTCATTGCAATGATTTTTACATGTTTACAGAACTGTAGTTGTAGgaaatcaagctaaacattgctctttacttgtTTGTTCTTGTCGATGTCATGAGTGTGTGCTCTAGCTATTCGTCGGGCTGAGTttggtatttgtgaatgaaTTACCGTAATTTAATCAAACTGACTGTGGCTAGCGTTATAAGCAGGCAAGATACTCAGTAAGGCTTCATTTTCTGCTAAATCTCAGTCCAGTTGAGCTTTTATACGTCCTTGCTGCCACATTTAAATCCGTTGGGCTATAAAGCTAACtgtatcagagatgtgcaggtgagtaacaCACCGACCTTTAAAAACCAAATGTGTGATGCACTGACCACACCAAATGAACCGTGATATAGAGAGGGATTCATGTATACAGATTTAAATCCAATCATCGATAGTGTTATCATCCTTCAGACACATTTACTGGGTGGACCCGTAGAAtgtgaatgaaaagaaatgtacttCCCTTGCAGCATTCTGTTGAACTGTAGAGGTGGGTGACATCATGTTTAAGCATCACGCATGCTTGAAGTTTGCGCACACACATTTGGGATCGAATGGAATTGTTCACATTTGCTCTTCTTTGCCCATCAGAAGACTCATACAATGGTGAAGCAGATCACAGTCGAGGAGCTTTTCGGCTCATCTATCCCGAAGGACCCCTCTCTGCCCGCTATGCCGACCCAAAATCCCGCCACTGCTTCCGGTGAGCCCTCGCTTACCTACCCCCAGAACCAGACCTATCCCCATCCAGTCCACCCAAGCCCTCTGCATCCTCCACACCTCGCTGCCCAGGATGCTGGCTCAGAACCGGTTCACCAAGGACACGGCCTGCTCCAAAAACCTTACGCCTTACACCCGAGCCCTGTTTTCCAGTCAGTGGGGCCGGAGACCGAGCCCCGGTCTCTGTGCCCGGTCTCACCGCTCATGGTCCCTCCAGCAGCTTCCCAAACTCAAACCTTCCCCGCTGGGCCCGCAGTGCATGCAGCGCCTTCCCGTGCCTATATGGAACAGGAGCTACTAGGCTCACTCAAACCATCAGTCCAGTCGCTTAATGTCGAAATCCACAAACCTATCCTAGCACCTAATTTCCTGCCAAGCACGCTGGTACCGCCCCATAACTTCCAAGAATGCATGAGGAAACCAGTCCTCCAGCTCACACAAGAGATGGATGTTCTCTCTAAAGCCCCAAACCTGATCAAACCAACATCGGTGAGTTGTTGCCCTCTCTTTACAGATGCTTTTGTTCGTTTGTGTTATTCAGAATTCCCTTTTTTGTCTCTCTTTCCAGGCTGTCCCTATGAGTCCCGGTCTTGCCCTTTCTGGGTCAGATTCCTCTGTGCTTCTGTCTCCCAGCGCATTCCAGCAGTCCCTCAATAAGACTGGTTCAGCGGTAGTCCCTCCACCCCCCGCCAAACTCCTTAGCACAACTGCAGGGTCTTTGGAGCCCCAACAACCCTCCTGCAACAAAGCCCGGCTCCAGAAGACTCTCATACACCTTATTaaggtacagtatatcaaaGAGACCAGTTTGGAAAAAGCTCCGACCTGGCCGCAGCCGCTTTCCAGTGACTTTAAACGTAGAACTAGATGACGACAATGTATCCCAACAGGCCTCCTCAAATTGTTTATTATACTCTATATGCATCATGAAGTTTCTCAACAAAAATAATGAGGTTCCAATGATAACGCTAGAACAGTTATGGAGAGGGCCCAAGCCTTGCCACCAATACAGAGAATCTGCAAGTCTTTTACACCCCCGATAAAAAGGCATACAagtgcctatagatgccacaaatggcagcaaagcattgcttttgtctaaataaagctcctcaactcacttccacATCCTTCCTTCAGACCGAGATGTCGCTAAAGCAATGCGCGTTCATATATAGGGCTttagcctgagcacaaaaacagcaaatacaaGCCCaatcaattccaatgaagttgggacgtttgtggtaaacataaataaaaacagaatacaattatttccaaatcatgttcaacctatatttcattgaatacactacaaaatgttccaactgataaacttgattgttttgagcaaataatcatgaacttagaatttcatggctgcaacacgttccaaaaaagctgggacaggcaggtggcaaaaaagacggagaaaggctcatcaaacacctgtttggaacatcccacaggtgaacaggctcattgggaacaggtgggcgccatgattgcttccctgaattgctcagtcattcacaagcaaagatggggcgaggttcgcctctttgtgaacaagtgcttgagaaaatagtccaacagtttaaggacaatgttcctctacgtacaattgcaaggaattgagggatttcatcatctacggtccaacatatcatcaaaaggttcagagaatctggagaaatcactgcatgtaagcagcaaggccgaatacagttcggtgctacatccgtaagtg is a window encoding:
- the dcp1a gene encoding mRNA-decapping enzyme 1A isoform X2 encodes the protein MDTANAGQMMSLAALQRQDPYIRTLLDVTGQVALYNFNSMANEWEKTEIEGTLFVYTRSASPHHGFTIMNRLSAENLVEPINKDLEFQLQDPFLLYRNGNMGIYSIWFYDKRDCQRISQLMVKIVKVEAEHAKRQSPEKAEPRRPNGLSEARPRDILELLSKAKEEYQKAQSRDADVSTEPNAMGTLNHVRSSQPPDKTHTMVKQITVEELFGSSIPKDPSLPAMPTQNPATASGEPSLTYPQNQTYPHPVHPSPLHPPHLAAQDAGSEPVHQGHGLLQKPYALHPSPVFQSVGPETEPRSLCPVSPLMVPPAASQTQTFPAGPAVHAAPSRAYMEQELLGSLKPSVQSLNVEIHKPILAPNFLPSTLVPPHNFQECMRKPVLQLTQEMDVLSKAPNLIKPTSAVPMSPGLALSGSDSSVLLSPSAFQQSLNKTGSAVVPPPPAKLLSTTAGSLEPQQPSCNKARLQKTLIHLIKNDPAFLGAIHDAYLQSLSKDFSSLKL
- the dcp1a gene encoding mRNA-decapping enzyme 1A isoform X1, with amino-acid sequence MDTANAGQMMSLAALQRQDPYIRTLLDVTGQVALYNFNSMANEWEKTEIEGTLFVYTRSASPHHGFTIMNRLSAENLVEPINKDLEFQLQDPFLLYRNGNMGIYSIWFYDKRDCQRISQLMVKIVKVEAEHAKRQSPEKAEPRRPNGLSEARPRDILELLSKAKEEYQKAQSRDADVSTEPNAMGTLNHVRSSQPPDKKTHTMVKQITVEELFGSSIPKDPSLPAMPTQNPATASGEPSLTYPQNQTYPHPVHPSPLHPPHLAAQDAGSEPVHQGHGLLQKPYALHPSPVFQSVGPETEPRSLCPVSPLMVPPAASQTQTFPAGPAVHAAPSRAYMEQELLGSLKPSVQSLNVEIHKPILAPNFLPSTLVPPHNFQECMRKPVLQLTQEMDVLSKAPNLIKPTSAVPMSPGLALSGSDSSVLLSPSAFQQSLNKTGSAVVPPPPAKLLSTTAGSLEPQQPSCNKARLQKTLIHLIKNDPAFLGAIHDAYLQSLSKDFSSLKL
- the dcp1a gene encoding mRNA-decapping enzyme 1A isoform X3, producing MNRLSAENLVEPINKDLEFQLQDPFLLYRNGNMGIYSIWFYDKRDCQRISQLMVKIVKVEAEHAKRQSPEKAEPRRPNGLSEARPRDILELLSKAKEEYQKAQSRDADVSTEPNAMGTLNHVRSSQPPDKKTHTMVKQITVEELFGSSIPKDPSLPAMPTQNPATASGEPSLTYPQNQTYPHPVHPSPLHPPHLAAQDAGSEPVHQGHGLLQKPYALHPSPVFQSVGPETEPRSLCPVSPLMVPPAASQTQTFPAGPAVHAAPSRAYMEQELLGSLKPSVQSLNVEIHKPILAPNFLPSTLVPPHNFQECMRKPVLQLTQEMDVLSKAPNLIKPTSAVPMSPGLALSGSDSSVLLSPSAFQQSLNKTGSAVVPPPPAKLLSTTAGSLEPQQPSCNKARLQKTLIHLIKNDPAFLGAIHDAYLQSLSKDFSSLKL